The following coding sequences lie in one Primulina huaijiensis isolate GDHJ02 chromosome 2, ASM1229523v2, whole genome shotgun sequence genomic window:
- the LOC140966735 gene encoding AT-hook motif nuclear-localized protein 27-like: protein MEGNYEHHLLAPDLHLHQNPSHQNLASEIQPSSPEKDPDTVAATSSGGTPTINRRPRGRPPGSKNKPKPPTFVTRDSPNALRSHVLEVSGGNDVVESVSVYARKKGRGVCILSGSGTVSNVTLRQPASPAGSVVTLQGRFEILSLSGTVLPPPAPPGAGGLSIFLSGGQGQVVGGGVVGPLLASDPVVLIATSFANAVFERLPLEEEEEAAVPATGAQSQPSASQSSGVTAGGHVSEGGTVAGGGGSSFYSASAAPAAGSNYPFSVNLFGWGSGSSARPPF, encoded by the coding sequence ATGGAGGGTAATTACGAGCACCATCTTCTTGCCCCAGATCTCCACCTGCACCAAAACCCTTCTCACCAAAATCTTGCTTCAGAAATCCAACCCTCTTCACCTGAGAAGGATCCCGACACGGTGGCCGCCACTAGCTCTGGGGGTACTCCCACCATCAACCGCCGGCCTCGCGGCAGGCCACCTggttcaaagaacaagcccaaaCCTCCCACGTTCGTCACGCGCGATAGCCCCAATGCTCTCCGGTCCCACGTTCTAGAAGTTTCGGGTGGCAACGACGTTGTGGAGAGCGTGTCCGTTTATGCAAGAAAGAAGGGGCGTGGGGTTTGCATCCTTAGCGGCAGTGGGACAGTGTCTAATGTGACCCTGCGCCAGCCGGCGTCTCCGGCGGGTAGTGTGGTGACGCTTCAAGGCCGTTTTGAGATCCTCTCGCTTTCCGGTACGGTACTTCCGCCGCCTGCTCCGCCAGGTGCTGGTGGGCTGTCGATATTCTTGTCTGGTGGCCAGGGACAAGTCGTTGGAGGGGGTGTGGTGGGGCCGCTGTTAGCTTCGGACCCAGTTGTTCTGATTGCTACTTCGTTTGCAAATGCGGTGTTTGAACGTCTTCCTCtggaagaagaagaggaggcCGCGGTCCCCGCCACCGGCGCCCAGTCTCAGCCCTCTGCATCCCAGTCATCCGGTGTTACCGCCGGCGGTCATGTCAGTGAGGGCGGCACTGTTGCCGGAGGCGGTGGTAGTTCTTTTTACAGCGCCTCAGCTGCCCCCGCCGCCGGCTCTAATTACCCATTTTCCGTCAATCTATTCGGCTGGGGCAGCGGAAGCTCAGCGAGGCCACCCTTCTGA